From the Trichocoleus desertorum ATA4-8-CV12 genome, one window contains:
- a CDS encoding Bax inhibitor-1 family protein gives MSNTSNFRNAIREAKTQALIGPNVIANALPYLGAGLLLTALGTYGGLQVFSANPSLFFPTFWGALILELILFFVARGVAEKGQNGVALPLLATYSLLSGYTLTGLVAVALGTPGVGLPGMGFAALGCGVTFIAARQIGSNLSEQDGFALAQTVRLGVIALLVVLVGQLLCSFFGIYTPTWLEIAISGVGVLLFAGVAVVDFYVLPRTYRNDQYLPAALSMYLTYINLFVFILRLLIAINSRD, from the coding sequence ATGAGCAATACTAGTAACTTCCGCAATGCCATTCGTGAGGCCAAGACGCAAGCGTTAATTGGTCCAAATGTCATTGCTAATGCTCTGCCTTACCTAGGGGCGGGGTTGCTCTTGACGGCGTTGGGTACCTACGGGGGCTTACAAGTCTTCAGTGCTAACCCAAGCTTATTCTTCCCCACATTTTGGGGCGCTCTCATCCTGGAGCTTATTCTATTTTTCGTAGCGCGTGGAGTTGCGGAGAAGGGACAAAACGGTGTTGCCTTACCCCTACTAGCAACCTACAGTTTACTATCTGGCTACACCTTGACAGGGCTGGTAGCTGTGGCGTTGGGGACACCTGGCGTAGGTTTACCAGGCATGGGTTTTGCTGCGCTCGGCTGTGGAGTTACCTTCATTGCTGCTCGGCAAATTGGCTCCAACCTGTCTGAACAGGATGGTTTTGCTCTAGCCCAAACGGTTCGTCTTGGCGTTATCGCCTTGCTGGTGGTACTGGTGGGTCAGCTTCTTTGTAGCTTCTTCGGTATCTACACCCCGACTTGGCTCGAAATTGCTATTTCTGGTGTTGGGGTATTGCTGTTTGCTGGGGTGGCGGTTGTAGATTTTTATGTTCTACCCCGTACCTATCGGAATGATCAGTATTTGCCCGCAGCTTTGTCGATGTATCTGACCTACATCAACTTGTTCGTCTTTATCCTGAGACTGCTGATTGCGATCAATAGCCGCGACTGA
- a CDS encoding folate/biopterin family MFS transporter, producing the protein MIVSESGWSKIKSSFTEKVFFGQEPSAELIAILLVYFVQGIVGLARLAISFFLKDELGIGPAQVSALMGIAALPWMIKPVFGFISDGLPIFGYRRRPYLILSGVLGAGSWIALATVVHTAWAATLAIALTSLSVAVSDVIVDSLVVERAREESLSTAGSLQSLCWGSSALGGLLTAYFSGSLLQRFDAHTIFAITASFPLIVSAVAGLIAESRVSARPNWSVVKHQLGQLRQAVTQKVIWLPTAFLFLWQATPTADSAFFYFTTNELGFQPEFLGRVRLVTSLASLVGIWLFQRFFKEVPFRAFFGWTTLLSAVLGMSMLLLVTHANRALGIDDHWFSLGDSLILTVMGQIAYMPVLVLAARLCPAGVEATLFALLMSITNLAGLVSYELGAVLTHWLGITETNFSSLWLLVLITNLSTLLPLPFLGWLPGADPKAEAGTASLQAAPATERDLAIARQLGQPFLPDLMSEWVPQAMREPIEETIDG; encoded by the coding sequence ATGATTGTTTCTGAATCTGGTTGGTCCAAAATCAAGTCATCTTTTACAGAAAAAGTTTTCTTCGGGCAGGAGCCGAGTGCAGAGTTAATTGCCATTTTGTTGGTTTACTTTGTGCAAGGGATTGTCGGCTTAGCTCGATTAGCCATTAGCTTCTTTCTCAAAGATGAGTTAGGGATTGGCCCAGCGCAAGTATCAGCTTTGATGGGAATTGCGGCGCTGCCCTGGATGATCAAGCCTGTCTTTGGCTTTATTTCTGATGGGTTGCCCATTTTTGGCTATCGTCGTCGCCCCTACTTAATCTTGTCGGGGGTGCTAGGAGCTGGTTCCTGGATTGCTTTAGCGACGGTGGTGCACACGGCTTGGGCCGCTACCCTCGCGATCGCCCTTACTTCCTTGTCCGTGGCTGTTAGCGACGTGATTGTGGACTCGCTGGTGGTAGAACGAGCCCGCGAAGAGTCGTTGAGTACTGCGGGGTCTTTACAATCGTTGTGTTGGGGCTCTTCAGCGCTAGGTGGACTTTTGACCGCTTACTTTAGTGGCTCTTTGCTCCAGCGCTTTGATGCCCACACCATTTTTGCCATTACTGCCTCATTTCCCCTGATCGTCTCGGCGGTAGCTGGTCTAATTGCTGAGTCCCGAGTTAGCGCTAGACCCAACTGGTCGGTGGTCAAGCACCAACTAGGACAACTGCGCCAAGCAGTAACCCAAAAGGTAATTTGGCTACCCACTGCATTCCTATTCCTTTGGCAGGCCACACCAACCGCTGATTCTGCCTTCTTCTACTTCACAACGAATGAGCTGGGATTTCAGCCAGAGTTCTTAGGGCGGGTGCGGTTGGTCACGAGTCTGGCGTCTTTGGTAGGAATCTGGCTATTCCAGCGCTTTTTTAAAGAAGTGCCGTTTCGCGCCTTTTTTGGCTGGACGACGCTGCTCTCGGCTGTGTTGGGCATGAGTATGCTGCTGCTAGTAACTCACGCCAACCGAGCTTTAGGAATTGATGATCATTGGTTCAGCTTGGGCGATAGCTTGATTCTGACGGTGATGGGCCAAATTGCCTATATGCCCGTCTTGGTCTTGGCTGCACGTCTCTGTCCTGCGGGGGTGGAAGCGACTTTATTTGCCTTGCTAATGTCAATTACAAATCTAGCAGGGCTAGTGTCCTACGAACTGGGAGCTGTGTTAACGCATTGGTTGGGGATTACTGAAACCAATTTCAGTTCTCTCTGGTTGCTGGTGCTGATCACTAATCTCAGTACCTTGTTGCCACTCCCCTTTTTAGGTTGGTTGCCAGGAGCTGATCCGAAGGCAGAAGCAGGCACCGCAAGTTTGCAAGCCGCACCAGCCACTGAACGGGACTTGGCGATCGCTAGGCAATTAGGTCAGCCATTTTTGCCAGATTTGATGTCGGAATGGGTGCCGCAGGCGATGCGGGAGCCGATTGAAGAAACCATCGATGGATGA
- the prfB gene encoding peptide chain release factor 2 (programmed frameshift) encodes MDALEIKREIETLSKRLGKTQDYLDVPALNAKIQDLEQIAAQPDFWDDQTQAQKTLQDLNDLKSHIEQLEQWKNSLEDTRAILELLELEADEALLQEAQTNVSQLSRELDQWELQQLLSGPYDSKGAVLTINAGAGGTDAQDWAEMLLRMYTRWGEDHGYKVHLAEISEGDEAGVKSVTLEVDGKYAYGYLKVEKGTHRLVRISPFNANDKRQTSFAGVEVMPMIDSSVHLEIPEKDLEITTSRAGGKGGQNVNKVETAVRITHIPTGIAVRCTQERSQLQNKEKALVILKAKLLIIAQEQRAKEIADIRGDMVEAAWGNQIRNYVFHPYQLVKDLRTGVETTAIADVMNGELDFFIQACLRQDNQMVESQTA; translated from the exons ATGGATGCACTAGAGATTAAACGCGAAATCGAAACGTTGTCTAAGCGCCTGGGTAAAACCCAGGACTATCTT GACGTTCCAGCCTTAAATGCCAAGATTCAAGACTTGGAGCAAATTGCGGCCCAACCAGATTTTTGGGATGATCAAACCCAGGCTCAAAAAACTCTGCAAGACTTGAATGATCTCAAGTCTCATATTGAGCAGTTGGAGCAGTGGAAAAATAGCTTAGAAGATACCAGGGCTATCCTGGAGTTGCTAGAGCTAGAAGCAGATGAAGCATTACTGCAAGAGGCCCAGACTAATGTTTCCCAACTGAGCCGCGAACTCGATCAGTGGGAGCTGCAACAGTTGCTCTCTGGCCCCTACGACTCCAAAGGTGCAGTCTTAACGATTAATGCGGGGGCTGGCGGCACCGATGCTCAAGACTGGGCTGAAATGCTGTTAAGGATGTATACCCGTTGGGGTGAAGACCACGGCTATAAAGTCCATTTAGCAGAAATCTCGGAAGGAGATGAAGCTGGAGTTAAGTCAGTCACGCTAGAAGTGGATGGCAAATACGCCTACGGTTACCTCAAAGTCGAGAAGGGCACCCATCGTCTCGTCCGCATTTCTCCCTTTAACGCCAATGACAAGCGGCAAACTAGCTTTGCGGGTGTAGAAGTAATGCCAATGATTGACAGCTCTGTGCATCTAGAGATCCCAGAGAAAGACCTGGAAATTACGACCTCGCGGGCAGGAGGTAAAGGAGGTCAAAACGTCAATAAAGTGGAAACAGCGGTAAGGATTACCCATATTCCGACTGGTATTGCGGTGCGCTGTACACAGGAGCGATCGCAGCTCCAAAACAAAGAAAAAGCGCTGGTGATCTTAAAGGCAAAACTGCTCATCATCGCTCAAGAGCAACGAGCCAAAGAGATTGCAGATATCCGAGGAGATATGGTAGAGGCGGCTTGGGGCAACCAAATTCGCAACTACGTCTTCCACCCCTACCAATTGGTGAAGGATTTACGAACTGGCGTGGAAACTACGGCGATCGCAGATGTGATGAATGGCGAGTTAGACTTCTTCATCCAAGCCTGTCTGCGCCAAGACAACCAAATGGTAGAAAGCCAGACGGCCTAA
- a CDS encoding DUF3352 domain-containing protein produces MLQRVALSFLALLAISSSRAIAQPSSPPNIDLAKSSASITATLPANVAGVLFVNTSTEAWTTLTQFQLFAEAGPFLAGLPSLFLGLDLTADVQPWLGERVAIALMPYTHLESNPANSSGPHSDSINADRTLLIAPIKDASRLTTFLDKLKVSRGQLPVERQYKGITVWEWPAEKPALCDDAADPSCIPEPETESAPEDIPEAPPAEPVQPSEPGSQVPSKTHQAFSKLKAVGPTPTLPLPPVPGGALPIPSIPNARPGLAIAVLPGYLVTATSSAAIEQLIDARSSNSPALARNPQFQRTMQHPQFQRSLLVGYGNIAEIARFPQPKFPIPATPPTEEPASPQPQTSLPSRLKAASELPHPVPMEGVPMEGLNVGLERLAQDYSTVDGYVWLQPEGVRTQISSYYKTPQPTKADALTPNADQILTRMPGASFLVSSSRNLKQQWQSVVDVTQMEPTLEPALKVIRDSIRSLSGLDLERDWLPWMDGEYAAFLFPSNQGPLSRLYPNLDLGVGLVMQTSDRPAAEAALKKFDQFVKSQLGGFLNIATRTIEGQPVTSWELEEAGDRQSFFAHSWVDQDTLVVTTGLGSMKALNPEPYLPLNQNRTFKTATDSFSRPNQGYFYTNMGASLSFIYGLFQPYSNAPEMREVKRWLGTVYSISASNSATPEKQQFDSLLVLAPTRKP; encoded by the coding sequence TTGCTACAGCGTGTCGCATTATCCTTTCTTGCACTGCTAGCGATTAGTTCCAGTCGGGCAATTGCGCAACCCAGCTCTCCACCTAATATTGATCTTGCCAAGTCTTCTGCCTCTATCACCGCTACGTTACCTGCCAATGTTGCAGGAGTGCTATTCGTCAACACGAGTACTGAAGCTTGGACAACCCTGACTCAGTTTCAGCTGTTTGCAGAAGCGGGGCCGTTTTTAGCAGGATTGCCTTCGCTTTTCCTAGGTCTAGATTTGACCGCTGATGTGCAGCCTTGGTTAGGGGAGCGAGTGGCGATCGCGCTCATGCCGTACACTCACTTAGAGAGTAATCCAGCTAACAGCTCAGGGCCTCATTCAGACTCTATCAATGCCGACCGTACCCTCCTGATCGCTCCCATCAAAGACGCCAGCCGACTCACTACTTTTTTAGACAAACTCAAAGTGTCCCGTGGTCAACTCCCGGTTGAGCGGCAATATAAAGGTATAACGGTGTGGGAATGGCCTGCTGAAAAGCCAGCGCTTTGTGACGATGCAGCCGATCCGTCTTGTATTCCAGAGCCAGAAACGGAGTCGGCACCAGAAGACATCCCAGAAGCTCCTCCTGCGGAGCCAGTTCAACCGAGCGAACCGGGCTCTCAAGTTCCATCTAAGACCCATCAGGCATTTTCTAAACTCAAAGCGGTTGGGCCGACACCGACTCTCCCCCTGCCTCCAGTTCCCGGAGGGGCGCTACCAATTCCTTCTATTCCTAATGCTCGACCAGGTCTAGCGATCGCCGTCTTGCCTGGTTACTTGGTGACAGCCACCAGTTCAGCAGCGATCGAACAATTAATCGATGCCCGTAGTAGCAACAGCCCAGCTTTAGCAAGAAATCCGCAGTTTCAGCGCACGATGCAGCATCCGCAGTTTCAGCGATCGCTGTTGGTAGGTTATGGCAACATCGCTGAGATTGCCCGCTTTCCTCAACCCAAGTTCCCCATTCCTGCAACACCGCCGACAGAGGAACCCGCTTCTCCTCAGCCGCAAACTTCTCTTCCTAGCAGATTAAAAGCGGCTTCCGAGTTACCCCATCCTGTGCCAATGGAAGGTGTACCAATGGAAGGGTTGAACGTTGGCTTGGAACGTTTGGCCCAAGATTACAGCACAGTTGATGGCTATGTTTGGTTACAGCCAGAGGGAGTTCGCACCCAAATTAGTTCTTATTACAAAACGCCTCAACCGACCAAAGCCGACGCTCTCACTCCCAACGCTGACCAGATCCTGACGCGGATGCCTGGAGCTTCTTTTCTAGTCAGTAGCAGCCGTAATCTCAAGCAGCAATGGCAGTCGGTCGTAGACGTTACTCAAATGGAACCGACCCTAGAGCCAGCTTTAAAGGTGATTCGGGATAGTATCCGGAGTCTGAGTGGTTTAGATTTGGAGCGCGATTGGCTACCCTGGATGGATGGGGAATATGCAGCATTTCTGTTTCCCAGCAACCAAGGCCCCCTTAGCCGTCTTTATCCCAATCTGGACTTGGGTGTGGGTTTAGTGATGCAGACTAGCGATCGCCCTGCTGCTGAAGCTGCCCTGAAAAAGTTTGACCAGTTTGTCAAGTCGCAACTCGGTGGCTTCTTAAACATTGCAACTCGTACCATTGAAGGACAACCTGTCACTAGCTGGGAATTGGAAGAAGCAGGCGATCGCCAAAGTTTCTTTGCTCACAGTTGGGTGGATCAAGATACGTTGGTAGTAACGACTGGCCTTGGCTCTATGAAGGCGCTCAACCCGGAGCCCTATCTACCCCTCAACCAAAACCGCACATTCAAAACCGCGACTGACTCTTTTTCCCGTCCCAACCAAGGCTATTTTTATACGAACATGGGAGCTTCCCTATCGTTTATCTACGGCCTATTTCAGCCTTACAGCAATGCCCCAGAAATGAGGGAAGTCAAGCGCTGGCTCGGCACAGTTTATAGCATTAGTGCTTCCAACTCTGCTACACCAGAAAAACAGCAGTTTGATAGTCTTCTCGTTCTGGCTCCAACCAGAAAGCCATAG
- a CDS encoding putative 2-dehydropantoate 2-reductase gives MGASLGAAPNRRYAILGTGALGGFYGARLQQVGTEVHFLLRSDYEQMQQQGLVIESPEGNFTLPQVYAYRRVEEMPCCDVVVVALKSTHNHLLPALLPPVLKKDGVVLMLQNGLGLEAEVAQIVGTERVLGGLCFICSNKVGPGHIRHLDYGAITLGEYAANYQAGGVTDRMSQIAQDFTQAGIPIHLAEDLLLARWRKLVWNIPFNGLSVVLNATTDALMADRYTYALVEQLMREVALGAKVQNRAIADDFIQKMLDDTVKMKPYRTSMKIDYDEGRPLEVEAIFGNPLRAAQAAGVQLPQIAMLYQQLKFLSDRNYKTPLELGIV, from the coding sequence ATGGGAGCCTCTTTGGGTGCTGCGCCCAACCGTCGCTATGCAATTTTAGGAACAGGAGCGTTAGGGGGCTTTTATGGAGCCCGCCTGCAACAAGTAGGCACAGAAGTCCACTTCTTGCTCAGAAGTGACTATGAACAGATGCAGCAGCAAGGATTAGTCATCGAGTCGCCAGAGGGAAATTTCACGCTCCCTCAGGTCTATGCTTACCGCCGAGTCGAGGAGATGCCTTGTTGTGATGTTGTGGTAGTCGCTCTAAAAAGCACCCACAATCACTTGTTGCCAGCCCTCCTGCCTCCAGTGCTTAAAAAAGATGGCGTTGTCTTAATGCTGCAAAATGGCTTGGGCTTAGAGGCAGAAGTGGCTCAAATTGTGGGGACGGAACGAGTCCTAGGTGGGTTGTGCTTTATTTGTTCTAACAAAGTGGGTCCTGGCCACATTCGCCACTTGGACTACGGGGCCATCACCTTAGGCGAGTATGCAGCGAATTATCAAGCGGGGGGTGTCACAGATCGCATGTCCCAGATTGCTCAGGACTTTACCCAGGCTGGTATCCCGATTCACCTAGCTGAAGATCTACTATTAGCTCGTTGGCGCAAACTGGTTTGGAATATTCCCTTCAACGGCTTATCAGTGGTACTCAACGCCACAACTGATGCCCTGATGGCCGATCGCTACACCTATGCTTTGGTAGAGCAACTGATGCGAGAAGTTGCCCTGGGAGCAAAGGTTCAGAATCGCGCGATCGCCGATGATTTTATTCAAAAAATGCTGGACGACACGGTGAAGATGAAACCTTATCGCACCAGCATGAAAATTGACTACGACGAAGGCAGACCCTTAGAAGTTGAGGCAATTTTTGGCAACCCGCTCCGAGCTGCCCAAGCCGCAGGAGTTCAGCTACCGCAAATTGCCATGCTCTACCAGCAGTTGAAATTTTTGAGCGATCGCAACTACAAAACGCCTTTGGAACTAGGAATAGTGTGA
- the hisB gene encoding imidazoleglycerol-phosphate dehydratase HisB yields the protein MQTSIHETSSQENREAFDQANGASLEPPLLGRVASVSRKTGETDVHVTINLDGQGRCVAATGLPFLDHMLHQIASHGLIDLEVRATGDLEIDDHHTNEDVGITLGQALAKALGDRKGIVRFGNFLAPLDEALIQVALDLSGRPHISYGLQIPTERVGTYDTQLVREFFVAVVNHSQMTLHIRQLDGINSHHIIEATFKAFARALRIATETDPRRAHTIPSSKGVL from the coding sequence ATGCAGACTAGCATTCATGAAACGTCTTCCCAGGAGAATCGCGAAGCCTTTGATCAGGCCAACGGAGCGTCTTTAGAACCACCATTGTTAGGACGAGTCGCCTCTGTCAGCCGCAAAACGGGTGAGACGGATGTGCATGTCACCATTAATTTGGATGGGCAGGGTCGCTGTGTAGCAGCTACAGGTCTTCCTTTTCTTGACCACATGCTGCATCAGATTGCTTCGCATGGGCTGATTGACTTAGAGGTGCGAGCGACGGGTGACTTAGAAATTGATGACCACCACACCAACGAAGATGTGGGCATTACCCTCGGTCAAGCTTTGGCTAAAGCATTGGGCGATCGCAAAGGGATTGTTCGATTTGGTAATTTCCTCGCTCCCTTAGACGAAGCTTTAATCCAAGTCGCTCTAGATTTATCCGGTCGGCCTCACATTAGCTATGGCTTACAAATTCCTACCGAGCGAGTCGGCACCTATGATACGCAATTGGTGCGAGAGTTCTTTGTGGCAGTGGTGAATCACAGCCAGATGACGCTACACATTCGCCAGCTAGACGGCATAAACTCCCACCACATTATTGAAGCGACGTTCAAGGCGTTTGCCCGGGCTTTGCGGATCGCCACAGAAACCGATCCGCGTCGGGCTCACACTATTCCTAGTTCCAAAGGCGTTTTGTAG
- a CDS encoding carotenoid oxygenase family protein has protein sequence MQSFQLQERATTVPIDGYTRQDWQKGYRSLPKEYDYRIDQVEGQIPPELQGTLFRNGPGLLDVNGQSLHHPFDGDGMICAIAFKDGQAHFRNRFVRTEGFQKEQKAGKILHRGVFGTQKPGGWLANAFDFNLKNIANTQVIYWGGKLLALWEAAEPHRLDPQTLETLGKEYLDGVLSPGSAFAAHPWIDPSCAQDGGDPCLVNFAIKPGLSTNITVYELNPDGKVVRQSVHSVPGFAFIHDFAITPNYCIFFQNPVHFNPLPFALGWRGAAECIKFQPEHPTRILVIPRRASEAMQILETKSGFVFHHANAFEQDGSIYIDSVCYGAFPEVKPGSDFREVDFASLAPGQLWRFHLDLEGKRVERQLLESRCCEFPFVHPSKAGRPYRYAYLGAAHAATGNAPLQAILKVDLESSDRQLWSAAPHGYVGEPVFVPRSGYSEQGLPQTEMAGEEDDGWVLTLVYDSKREGSDVVILDARNLNQGPVARLQLKHHVPYGLHGSFTPEYFGSGDR, from the coding sequence ATGCAGAGTTTTCAGCTCCAAGAGCGTGCCACAACTGTCCCGATTGATGGTTACACTCGCCAAGATTGGCAAAAGGGATATCGTTCCTTACCCAAGGAGTACGACTATCGCATTGATCAGGTGGAGGGCCAAATTCCTCCCGAACTCCAGGGAACTTTGTTTCGCAATGGCCCAGGGTTGCTAGATGTCAATGGTCAGTCATTACACCATCCTTTTGATGGCGATGGCATGATTTGCGCGATCGCCTTTAAAGATGGCCAAGCCCATTTCCGCAATCGCTTTGTTCGCACCGAAGGCTTCCAGAAAGAGCAAAAAGCTGGCAAGATCCTGCACCGTGGCGTGTTTGGTACCCAAAAACCAGGGGGCTGGCTCGCCAATGCCTTTGACTTCAACCTCAAAAACATTGCCAACACACAGGTGATTTATTGGGGCGGCAAGTTGCTGGCTTTGTGGGAAGCGGCAGAACCTCACCGCTTAGACCCTCAGACGCTAGAGACCTTAGGCAAAGAATACTTAGATGGAGTCTTGTCTCCGGGGTCGGCGTTTGCGGCTCACCCCTGGATTGACCCCAGCTGTGCTCAAGACGGTGGCGATCCCTGTTTAGTCAACTTTGCGATTAAACCAGGCTTATCGACCAACATTACGGTCTACGAACTGAATCCAGACGGTAAAGTGGTGCGGCAATCGGTTCACTCAGTACCTGGATTTGCCTTCATTCATGATTTTGCGATTACACCAAATTACTGCATATTCTTTCAAAATCCGGTGCACTTCAATCCCTTACCCTTTGCCTTGGGGTGGCGCGGAGCCGCAGAGTGCATCAAGTTCCAGCCAGAGCATCCGACTCGAATTTTGGTGATTCCTCGACGTGCTTCAGAGGCGATGCAGATCTTAGAAACCAAATCGGGATTTGTATTTCACCATGCCAATGCGTTTGAGCAAGATGGCTCGATCTATATTGATTCGGTTTGCTACGGAGCCTTCCCAGAGGTAAAACCTGGCTCAGATTTCCGAGAAGTCGATTTTGCTAGCTTAGCGCCGGGTCAATTGTGGCGGTTCCATTTAGATCTTGAAGGCAAGCGAGTCGAGCGACAGCTCCTAGAAAGTCGTTGTTGCGAGTTTCCGTTTGTGCATCCATCGAAAGCAGGTCGTCCTTACCGCTATGCCTATTTGGGCGCAGCTCATGCAGCCACGGGCAATGCTCCTTTGCAAGCGATTCTGAAGGTAGATTTGGAATCGAGCGATCGCCAACTGTGGAGCGCAGCACCTCACGGCTATGTGGGTGAACCCGTGTTTGTGCCTCGATCCGGTTATAGCGAGCAAGGATTACCGCAGACTGAAATGGCAGGTGAGGAGGATGACGGCTGGGTACTGACCCTGGTATATGACTCGAAGCGAGAGGGTTCGGATGTTGTCATTTTAGATGCCCGCAACCTCAATCAAGGCCCAGTGGCGCGGTTACAGCTAAAGCATCATGTACCCTATGGTTTGCACGGTAGCTTCACCCCTGAATATTTTGGGTCGGGCGATCGCTAG
- a CDS encoding RNA polymerase sigma factor SigF — MATQSSPRSQVMELLVAYHQNPSVSRRNQLVRLNAGLVRKIAHQVSHQCAEPYEDLEQIGHLGLIRAIERFDPSQGCAFSSFAVPYIRGEMLHFLRDRGNTVKIPRRWQDLQKEGQKVREALMKDLGRQPQDAEVASELGVSVNEWRDIKLAGKNRSLLSLDATVSQQVDSTVTLGDMIPDAHYQTLQLLEEDRQQLQRALSQLEDKTRAAIELVYFSDLSRKEVAERIEVSPMTVTRRIQRGIQQMVAYLQPQELQSDP, encoded by the coding sequence ATGGCTACTCAATCTTCTCCCCGCTCTCAAGTCATGGAACTCCTGGTCGCCTACCACCAGAATCCCTCCGTCTCTCGGCGCAACCAACTCGTCCGCCTCAACGCAGGACTGGTCCGGAAGATTGCTCACCAAGTCAGCCATCAGTGTGCAGAACCTTACGAAGACCTGGAACAAATCGGTCATCTCGGTCTCATCCGCGCCATTGAGCGCTTCGATCCTTCCCAAGGTTGTGCCTTCAGCTCTTTCGCCGTTCCCTACATTCGCGGTGAGATGCTCCACTTCCTCCGCGATCGCGGCAACACGGTAAAGATTCCTCGGCGCTGGCAAGACTTGCAGAAGGAAGGGCAGAAGGTGCGCGAAGCGTTGATGAAAGATTTAGGACGGCAGCCTCAGGACGCAGAAGTCGCCAGTGAGCTAGGCGTCTCGGTCAATGAGTGGCGCGACATCAAACTCGCAGGGAAGAATCGCTCCTTGCTGAGCTTGGATGCTACGGTTTCGCAACAAGTAGACTCCACAGTGACTCTCGGCGACATGATACCCGATGCTCACTACCAGACCTTGCAGTTGCTCGAAGAAGATCGCCAGCAGTTGCAGCGAGCGCTGAGCCAGCTAGAAGACAAGACCAGAGCGGCGATCGAGCTAGTGTACTTCAGTGACTTGTCACGCAAAGAAGTGGCAGAGCGGATTGAGGTCAGCCCCATGACGGTGACCCGACGCATCCAGAGAGGCATTCAGCAGATGGTGGCTTACTTGCAACCTCAAGAGCTGCAATCTGATCCTTAA
- a CDS encoding glycosyltransferase — protein MRFSIVITTYNRLSLLKRAIASALNQTIPCEVVVVDNCSSDGTEAYVRSLGNQVIYHRNPANLGHSGAVNTGVKVAKGTWIKPVDDDDYLAPNCIEEMSKAIALRLQAAICSCQAVQVDDKGTELSRTRQVGPGQVCYIPQEDIHYGMLLEQVPFGTPIQVAFRRDAFLESGGWDTSLTSCDDIDSWIRIAQYGDALFINQCLTYRTVWPGGYDQKIALETRMNTNILMKEKIHALVSEKYRSAIPAIQDIRNYLRLHWGLVAVKQRKITNALQMLLPATSSLAAWQLLLSARKGYQPNPAIRKLVLDSQLTTKAATLLNS, from the coding sequence ATGAGATTCAGCATTGTGATCACCACTTACAACCGCCTATCTCTTTTGAAGCGGGCGATCGCCTCAGCCCTGAACCAAACGATCCCCTGTGAGGTTGTCGTTGTAGATAATTGCTCCTCAGATGGCACTGAAGCGTATGTGCGGAGTTTAGGCAACCAGGTAATTTATCATCGAAATCCCGCCAATTTAGGCCATTCGGGGGCGGTGAATACTGGAGTAAAAGTTGCTAAAGGGACTTGGATTAAACCTGTTGATGACGATGACTATCTAGCGCCCAACTGCATTGAAGAAATGAGCAAGGCGATCGCCCTACGTCTACAAGCTGCTATTTGCTCTTGTCAAGCGGTCCAAGTAGATGACAAGGGAACGGAGCTAAGCAGAACCCGACAAGTGGGACCCGGACAAGTCTGTTACATCCCGCAAGAAGATATTCATTACGGCATGCTGCTGGAACAAGTGCCCTTCGGTACTCCGATTCAGGTTGCCTTCCGCAGAGACGCATTTCTAGAGTCTGGAGGTTGGGATACCAGCTTAACCAGTTGTGATGACATTGATTCTTGGATCAGAATTGCTCAGTACGGAGATGCCCTTTTTATCAATCAGTGTTTAACCTACCGAACTGTTTGGCCCGGTGGTTATGACCAAAAGATTGCTCTGGAAACTCGCATGAATACCAACATCCTTATGAAAGAAAAAATTCATGCCTTAGTGAGCGAGAAATACCGCTCAGCAATTCCAGCCATTCAAGATATTCGCAACTATCTCCGTCTACATTGGGGGTTAGTTGCTGTTAAACAAAGAAAAATTACCAATGCCCTCCAGATGTTGCTACCTGCTACTAGCTCTCTGGCGGCTTGGCAGCTACTGCTAAGTGCTCGCAAAGGATACCAGCCAAACCCAGCCATTCGCAAGCTCGTTCTCGATTCTCAACTAACCACCAAAGCAGCGACTCTACTCAATTCTTGA